One Xenopus tropicalis strain Nigerian chromosome 8, UCB_Xtro_10.0, whole genome shotgun sequence genomic window carries:
- the zbtb26 gene encoding zinc finger and BTB domain-containing protein 26 (The RefSeq protein has 1 substitution compared to this genomic sequence), with amino-acid sequence MGERAGMLHFRLDNHGDSMLDRMNSLRQQNKFCDVTVHIDDTEVPGHRVVFAAGSPYLRDQFLLSDSGEVHISILQNSQAGKQLLLSCYTGVLEFPEMELVNYLTAASFLQMSHVVERCTEALWKFIKPSQERKDDGQETSVDKHVIEQEEEEEEEIEDTLQPESPVATHSEDSLDNDDIQIVKIESIGEVTSDKTKVCQSQYISSEQTALHSLEPQHSLINSTVENRTGDADNPLHNYTMSDNSSDNMGPPAKELFGPGNRIVDKTLQWHHQCPKCTRVFRHLENYANHLKMHKLFMCLLCGKTFTQKGNLHRHMRVHAGIKPFQCKICGKTFSQKCSLQDHLNLHSGDKPHKCNYCDMVFAHKPVLRKHLKQLHGKNSFDNAHERNTQDIGLDYDAFSNTHDSSDIISQSIHK; translated from the coding sequence ATGGGAGAGAGGGCCGGAATGCTGCATTTCAGATTGGACAACCATGGCGACTCGATGCTGGACCGGATGAACTCCCTGCGCCAGCAAAACAAATTTTGCGATGTTACGGTGCATATTGATGATACGGAGGTGCCAGGGCACAGGGTGGTGTTTGCCGCCGGCTCGCCATATCTGAGGGACCAGTTTTTACTGAGCGATTCAGGTGAGGTGCATATTTCCATCCTACAAAACTCACAGGCTGGCAAACAGCTTCTCCTCTCCTGTTACACTGGAGTCCTAGAGTTTCCTGAGATGGAACTTGTCAATTACCTGACGGCCGCCAGCTTTCTGCAAATGAGTCATGTGGTGGAGAGATGTACAGAAGCCTTGTGGAAGTTCATCAAACCCAGCCAGGAGAGGAAAGATGACGGTCAGGAAACCAGTGTAGATAAACATGTAATAgagcaagaagaagaagaagaagaagaaattgaGGATACCCTACAGCCAGAATCTCCAGTGGCTACACATTCAGAAGACAGCCTGGATAATGACGACATTCAGATTGTTAAGATTGAGTCCATTGGAGAAGTGACCAGTGACAAAACGAAAGTGTGTCAAAGCCAGTATATTTCTTCCGAACAGACTGCTCTCCATTCTCTTGAGCCACAACACTCACTGATCAACTCCACTGTAGAAAACAGAACTGGAGACGCTGATAACCCTCTGCACAGCTACACTATGTCCGATAATAGCAGCGACAACATGGGGCCACCAGCTAAAGAACTATTTGGTCCTGGAAACAGGATAGTAGACAAGACATTACAGTGGCATCACCAGTGTCCCAAGTGCACAAGGGTCTTCCGGCACTTAGAGAACTATGCCAACCATTTAAAAATGCACAAGTTATTTATGTGTCTCCTATGTGGAAAAACTTTTACACAGAAGGGTAACCTGCACAGGCATATGCGTGTGCATGCAGGCATCAAACCCTTCCAGTGTAAAATATGTGGTAAAACATTTTCTCAGAAATGCTCCCTGCAGGACCACCTCAACTTGCACAGCGGAGACAAGCCTCACAAATGTAACTACTGTGACATGGTCTTTGCACACAAGCCCGTGCTAAGAAAACACCTGAAACAGTTGCACGGTAAAAACAGTTTTGACAATGCCCATGAAAGGAACACGCAGGACATTGGTCTGGACTATGATGCTTTTTCAAACACCCATGACAGCAGTGACATTATAAGTCAGAGTATTCACAAATAA